ATTTGAGGAACTCTGCTGCAAGCTTGCCGGCCTGAACCGCGATGTCGGCCGCAAGTGCGGCGCAGGCTGCATTTAGCCCAAACGGATCGAACAGATTGATCGGGTTGTTCCCGACCATTCCGTAAAGATTCAGCCCACCCGCTTCCCCAATCGGATCCCTGCTGAGCCACCTCCCGGTCCCCGGACTGTAATATCTTAGACCGTAGTAGAGCGTGCCGGACTCGCGGTCGGTGTATTTCGTGCTGAAGCGGAACGGGAGGTCGCTGACGGCGGCGCCGTCAGCCACGAGTGGCTCGCCGAAGGCGGCGTAGTCGAGGGTGGCGCTGCGCGCGCCGGTGACAGCGTCGACGTAGCCGAGGACATTGCCGTTGCCGTCGAATTCGGCGAGGTGACTTTCACCACCGATGGTCGAACCAAGGAGCCCGCCAACTCCGCCGGCGCCCTGTGGCGTGCCACTCAGGTCGAGTCCCCAGATGTGGGTGCGAACCGCCGAGTTGGCCGCGTTGACCTCGGCGATAAGAGTCCAGCCATTGTAGACGAAACGAAGCGACTCGGCGAGTTGCCAGGCGTCGCCCGTCCACGCGTAGACTTTCTTGCTCACGCGTCGCGACTGACCGTCGTAGCCGAATTCGAGCTTCCGCTTCGGCACCCCTGCGGCAGCCGCAGCATCAGCGGTGACCATCGTCACGAGCCGGTTCTCCGCGTCCCAAGTGTAGCTCCAGCGTGAGTCGGAGATGAGGTTTCCATCCGCGTCGTGCGCGAAGATCTCGGGAGTCTTGGAAACGAAGACCGCGCGGCTCTGCGTTGCCACAACGTCAGCCGCGCTTGGACCGCCGTTGCGTTTTACGGCGGTCACCGCAAGCGCGGGGAACTGGGCCGCGGTCGAATTGTCGACCGGAATCCGTCCGGAGAAATACTCTCCGGCCCGCTCGACCGGATAGATGGTTCCACTGGCGGCGGTGAGCGTCACCGTGGTGCCCGGCGCAGCGCCACCTGCGACCTCGGCAAAGCGTGGCACCGTGCGCTCGGTGTATTGGTTGAGCGAGTTTGACGTGTAGGTCGTCGACCGGGCAGTCGAACCGACACCCACCGTGGAGGAGAGACGATTGCCGAGGTCATCGAACAAATAACTAAAGCTCCGCCCGCCAATCACGTCACCCGGTTCCGCCTCCGCGGGAAGAAGCTGACGCTGACTAGCACTGGTGACCTGGCCACGGGAATCGTAGCCGTAGACCCACGCCGTTGCATTCTCCCGCCGCGCCTGCGCGCGCTGGTTGACGGCATTGTAGCGATAGTCGACGGACAGGGCCGCTGCGGTCGATTGCGTGTTGGAGACCGAGGTCAACCGCCCCAGGTTGTCCCACCCGCGCGCCGTGGTGAGACGGAGTGCGGCACCGCTCTTGAACGTCAGCGTTTCGATGAGACTGGAATTCGTGACGTAGCCGTAAGTAGCGGTGACATCGCCCCATTTCACCGTGTTGAGGCGCGAGGCATCGCCATAGGTGTATTCGGCAGCGCGAAGCGTGGTCGCGCCGCTGAGGCTCGATAGTTCGTGCAAGCGTCCGAGTTCGTCCAGCGTGCGATGGACAGCGAGTGTCGCGAGCGGGCCGGCGGTATAGTCCTCGTCCTGCAACGCGCCCGTCGGTGCATACGTGAGGGCGCGCGTGCCGGCGCCGTCGGTAATTTCGCGCGCCCGGCCACGACGGTCGGATTTCACGCTCACATCCGGGGTGTCGTCGGAGTAGTCGATGCCCTTCAGGTCCCCCGCCGCATTGTAGTCGTAAGTCGCCGTCACAGCGGGAGTGCGCGCCCACTGCCGGGTCTTCAATCTTCCGGCGTCGGTGTAGGTGTAGCTTGGCCCCTGGTCGTCGGCATACCGCTTGTTCTCGAGCCAGCCGCGACGTGGCTGGTAGTTCCAAGTCGTGACTGCGGCAGTCGCGTTGTCGGCAGAGTTCCGCCAAGTCTTCTGAGTGCGGAGACGTCCCTGTTTGTCGTAAGTGTAGAAGACGGAATAGGTCTGAGAACCGGAAACCTGCTTTACCAGACCAGTGGGGTAATACTCCGTGGTCGTGACAGAGTTATCCGGCAGGGTGACGGTGGACCGGCGCCCCGCAGCGTCGTAGCTCAAGGTGGTAACTTGCGCGTCGTAGCCAGCGCCCGTGCGGGTCGTGTCGGAATCTGGAGTCGTCACGGTGTGAAGCTGGTCGTCGTCGAACCACGTGTAGGTGGTCGGGCCGTTGCGCGCGTCGGTGGCGGTTTTCAGACGTCCGTGCTCATCGTAGGCGAGCGCCGTGCTGTTCATCACGCCGCCGTCGGCGGAATTCTTCAGCGTGGTTGAAGTGAGCCGGCCTTTCACGAAGACCTGCACCGTCTGCGAAAGGTCGGGGGCAACGATCGCAATCGTGCGGGTTGCGGTCGCTGGGTCGACGGTGACCGTGGTGGCAGTCGTGAGCCCCTCCTCTGCGGCAATAACGTTCGGTCCCGGCACCGTTTGCCAGGAGTGCAGGCCGTCGGAGGTCTGCTCGACAATCGAGACCGTGGTCGCCGCATTGGAGTGGTCCGTGTCCCACACTTCCGTGAGCGTGCGCTGCACGGTGTAGACTGTGCCGCCGACAGTCTTGGCCGCAACGGAGGCGGTCGTTTTCGTGACACGGTCGGTGCCATCAGCGCTATCCGAAGCGCCACCGCCGTAATCGATGGCGCTGTTGCCGTTGAGATCGATCGCCACAATGTTCTGTTCACCGCGCGCGTCGTAGCCATAGAGCGTCGTCACACCGTCGGCATCGACCGTGCGGTCCAGCTGGCCCGCCGTGTTGTAGTGCCAAGACTGGGTTACGACGCTGCCGGTGCCAGTGAGCGCGGGGCGCTCCTCGCGCAGCGGTCGTCCGGCAAAGTCAGTAACACTCTTGACCCACTCGGTCGTCTCGCCGCTGTCTCCGAGACGGGTTTCAGTTCTCACCAACAGACCGCTCTCGATTGCATCGACAAATGTCCGCGGGCCGGTCGCCGTTCCCGAAACCTTGAGCAGCGTTCTGTCGCGAGCGAACTCCTCGATTGTCGTGCCCAGATCCGGAGCCGTCGTCGTCACTCGACGGGTTATCGTGGTCGTCGCGGGAAAATTCTCTTCCATGATTTGCGTGAGCCGGTCCCGGGCGTCCCTGCGCTCATAAAGACGGCCGGCCAGATCATATTTGTTTTTTTCCTGCACGATCTCGGAGTCGTCTGTGCCGATGCGGCTGACCTGCTTTACCCGCCCGGCGGCGTCATAGACGGTGTGCGTCGTGAGGCCGTCGCGGACAACGTCGGTGACGCGACCGAGCTTGTCGTAAGTGTAGCCGACGGTGTTTCCAGCACGATCGCGCGACGAGAGCAGGCCGCAGCAAGCATAGTCGCGGGTTTCGTAGGTGCCGTCGGAATAGTCCATCCGGGTTGGCCGCAAGAGGTGATCGAACTCCGTCGCCGTCCACGACGACAGCACTAGGTTGCTGCTGATATCGCGCACGCTCACGCCCACGACATGCCCTTGGGCACTGAGGGTTGTCGTCGTCTTCGTGCCGTCCACCACTGCGCCGGAGGTCGAATCATAAGCGCCGACCGACTCAATGATGGTCGACGTGCCGTCGCCCGCGGCGGAGCAGACGGTGGTCGTCGCGCTGCCGTCGGGTTTGATGCTGCTGCGGGTCCGGCCTTCGAACAATCCCGGACCATAGCGCAATTCCGTCGTGGTGAGGTTCGTCGCGGCATTCCAAGCCGCGCCCGAGGCGGTGCATAGGATCGTGGAGCGCTTGACGAACTTCTCGCCGCCAATCGCGACCGGCGCGCTCCAATCCACCACGTAGCGGCGGCCGGTTTCGCTGCCGCATGTGAGTTCAATGATGGTAGTCAACTGCTCGGCCTTTCCGTCGCCGTCGGTGTCAGCGAGCGTGCCGTAACTGTTGCTTGTGACGCGGTGCGAAGCATCGTTGGTGTCGGTGACCAGCGAGTCCAGGAAGGGGCGCACTACTTTGGTAACACGTGTTGAGGTATCGTAAGTAAACCGCTCCCACGAACCGTCGGCGTTGATGCGTTGAGAAACGTGGGAATACCCTGGGTCATTGACGTAGTCCACGTAACTCGCCGAGCTAGTCAGGTTGGCACGACCCGTGCCGGGATCGAGAATCTCCTGGATGGTTTCGTCGCCCCAGTCGTAGTTGCGCACCGTGCGCTCGGTTTTGGAAACGACAGTCCCGTCAGCTTCCTTGATCGAAATCGTTTCGGTTCGGATCCGCGAGTCTTGTGGATTGGGGGTAACCACCACGATCTGCGTTCGGAGTCCGCTGCCCGTCGAATACGTCCAGGTGTTTGTGCCTGAATCGAAACCAAACAGGGTTTCCTTGGTGGTCGTGCCGCGCGTTTCCACGACCTTCAGCCGCGACTGGCCCGACGCATCGGGATTTTCCACGCGATAGGAGGCGAAAGGCTCGGCGCCGGACTGGAGCGCATACACGCCGGTGGTGGAATCTGGCGCTCCGATCGATGAGGCACGGTAGAATTTCAAATCATAACCTGCCGCCGAGACGTTGGTGATATCGGCCAACATCGTGGGTGATTTCACCTGCCGCAAAACTCCGGCGGGGTCGCGCACCGGCAAGGTGTCGGTTCCAATCGCCAGCGTGAGAGCGGCGGGTGAGTAGAGCGCCGCCGTGATCGTTGACGAGTCCAACAGGAGCGAACCCGCCGTAGCGCCTCCGCTGGCCAGGCCCAGGTCCCAACGGAGATGCACGCTCCGCCAAGCGGAACTCATGTCGCCGCCGGAGCTGTTCCCGCAACCACCCACGAGCTCCACTTTCGACAAAGTGTAGTCGGTGTCGTAAGCTAGCCCAATCGTTCCCCCGCCGGGAAGACGCGCCGTCATCGAGCGCACGTCCAAATCGGCCTTCAAGGTCTGGGTCCCGGCCTCAAGACGGGCGCGGGTCGTGAAAACCACCGGCTTCACATTGGTCGTCGAACCGTGGGCTGCCGTATCGAAGGTGAAGCGCAGCTCATAGGTGCCCGCGCAACTCACGTTGGCGATGACGTCGAAACTGACGCTGCAGAAATGAAAACTGAAACCACTCGTGCGCTTAAGGCGGAAAGCCGTGCGTTGATTGCCGGTGCCTGCCGCCGCGACGGCGCGGTCGTAGGCCATCTCCTCCGTGAACTCGTTGGTCAGCGACTCTTTGACCTCGCAGGCGATGACCTTTTGACTGACGCCGAAGCCAACGCTGCAAAGATTCCCGGTCGCGCTGTTGCGGCGCTGGGTCGCTGTTTGCTCCAAGGTAAAACTGCAATTCTCGTCGACCACCGCAGAGTCGACATTGTCGACGCTGATGGTCGTGCCATCAAAAGCGGTGCCTTCAACGTGGCCCGTCGTGCTCGTCGAATTGGTTTCCGGGTTAAAGGTGACCGCCCCCGTATATGTCAGCTTCTTGTTCGGCGCGGGCTTGAAGCGCCATTTAACCGTGCCCAGCTGCATGAACGCGTAATCGCGCGCCTCCCCCGCACCCGCAAACCACACAACGCCAAATACGCCATATTCACCCGGGCCCGACGGAGAGCCGAAACTCCCCAAGCCACCGATCAAGTTCCCCGCCGCGTCTTTGAACGCAAGGCCGCCGTAGGACGGCCAGTCTCGCTCGAATTCGTATGAACCGACCGCCATGCCGTTGTCTCCACTGAAGATCACCGGTTTGTGCGTTCCGCTTGCCGTTACATCGTGATCCGTCGCCGGCTGGTGGACGACGGCGCTCTGGGAAAATGACCCCGATACCGCCGGGGCGCTGTCGATCACGACCGGTCCCGGAGCCAAACCAGAGCCATCGGATTTCCAGAGTTCGGCCTCCCAGCTGCCGGAAAATTCCTTTTTCAGGTATTTCCGCGGTGGGGTCGACGGACTGACGAACTCGCTGAATCCGACGAGGATTCCAGCTCCGCCACGCGACACGAAGTTGATCGCCGCGAGGCCGTTTCCGGCACTGTCGCCACATGATTCGCCAGCGTGCCCGAGCGGCGAAAGTGTGATGGCGGCAATAGTGAGAATTACAGAAAAACGCTTCATTGGCCGAAATCGAAAAGACGGAGTTGAACCATTGTGCCGCCGGAATCCGGAACGGCGGGCTTCGTGGGATCGCGGCCCAGACGGAATTCAATCAAGTTCGAAACACCGTCCTCATCCGGGTCGCCCGAAGCTGTCTGGGCGGTTCCGCCGAAGTATTGTTGTTCCCACTCGTCGGGCAGACCATCAGCATCCATATCCCCCGGATCGAGGGTAGCCGCCGGCGCGAAGCTGAACAAAAATTTCACCTGACCAATGTTCGCCGGGGCGTAGTTATTATCGTCCGATACAGCAGACGACCAAGGGTATATCTGACCAGAAGCCAGAGGGGGGCCCTGGTAGCCAACCTCGGCAAGGCGATCATAGAATTTTTTCGCCAGTGCCTTTAGCTGGCCCTGACTAATCGCCGCGTAGTCGTTCCGAGAAATTCCCGTCGGCGCCGGTTGACTCCAAGAAGCCACGAGTGAGTTTAGTGTCGGCCCCGCGCCACCCGTAAGCTTCGCGTTCATTTCAGCAACGGCCTGCTTTGCTATCTGTTTTACCTGCCCAAGATTGGCGGCGGCATAGTCGTTAGGAGATGTTCCCGTAGCCAGAACACCGCGTTCACTCCACCACGCAGGCGGAGCCGCTACCGTCGAGCCAGCGAACAAGGCGATCCCAACACCAGTAACGCAGGTCCGTAAAAAACGTGTAGGCATAGCGTGGGACCTATTGTGGTTCAGACGTAAACTCCCCCATGGATAAATCTCCCTGGGGAGCGATGCGCACCGGCCCATCGAAGCGAGTCGCTCCGGTGACATGCAATTTGGCTGCCGGTGCAGGCGTGCCGATGCCAATCTTACCGTCGACACCGTAGATCCAGTTTCCAATCGACAGTTGATTGTCTGCGGTCGGCG
This portion of the Opitutia bacterium genome encodes:
- a CDS encoding RHS repeat-associated core domain-containing protein: MKRFSVILTIAAITLSPLGHAGESCGDSAGNGLAAINFVSRGGAGILVGFSEFVSPSTPPRKYLKKEFSGSWEAELWKSDGSGLAPGPVVIDSAPAVSGSFSQSAVVHQPATDHDVTASGTHKPVIFSGDNGMAVGSYEFERDWPSYGGLAFKDAAGNLIGGLGSFGSPSGPGEYGVFGVVWFAGAGEARDYAFMQLGTVKWRFKPAPNKKLTYTGAVTFNPETNSTSTTGHVEGTAFDGTTISVDNVDSAVVDENCSFTLEQTATQRRNSATGNLCSVGFGVSQKVIACEVKESLTNEFTEEMAYDRAVAAAGTGNQRTAFRLKRTSGFSFHFCSVSFDVIANVSCAGTYELRFTFDTAAHGSTTNVKPVVFTTRARLEAGTQTLKADLDVRSMTARLPGGGTIGLAYDTDYTLSKVELVGGCGNSSGGDMSSAWRSVHLRWDLGLASGGATAGSLLLDSSTITAALYSPAALTLAIGTDTLPVRDPAGVLRQVKSPTMLADITNVSAAGYDLKFYRASSIGAPDSTTGVYALQSGAEPFASYRVENPDASGQSRLKVVETRGTTTKETLFGFDSGTNTWTYSTGSGLRTQIVVVTPNPQDSRIRTETISIKEADGTVVSKTERTVRNYDWGDETIQEILDPGTGRANLTSSASYVDYVNDPGYSHVSQRINADGSWERFTYDTSTRVTKVVRPFLDSLVTDTNDASHRVTSNSYGTLADTDGDGKAEQLTTIIELTCGSETGRRYVVDWSAPVAIGGEKFVKRSTILCTASGAAWNAATNLTTTELRYGPGLFEGRTRSSIKPDGSATTTVCSAAGDGTSTIIESVGAYDSTSGAVVDGTKTTTTLSAQGHVVGVSVRDISSNLVLSSWTATEFDHLLRPTRMDYSDGTYETRDYACCGLLSSRDRAGNTVGYTYDKLGRVTDVVRDGLTTHTVYDAAGRVKQVSRIGTDDSEIVQEKNKYDLAGRLYERRDARDRLTQIMEENFPATTTITRRVTTTAPDLGTTIEEFARDRTLLKVSGTATGPRTFVDAIESGLLVRTETRLGDSGETTEWVKSVTDFAGRPLREERPALTGTGSVVTQSWHYNTAGQLDRTVDADGVTTLYGYDARGEQNIVAIDLNGNSAIDYGGGASDSADGTDRVTKTTASVAAKTVGGTVYTVQRTLTEVWDTDHSNAATTVSIVEQTSDGLHSWQTVPGPNVIAAEEGLTTATTVTVDPATATRTIAIVAPDLSQTVQVFVKGRLTSTTLKNSADGGVMNSTALAYDEHGRLKTATDARNGPTTYTWFDDDQLHTVTTPDSDTTRTGAGYDAQVTTLSYDAAGRRSTVTLPDNSVTTTEYYPTGLVKQVSGSQTYSVFYTYDKQGRLRTQKTWRNSADNATAAVTTWNYQPRRGWLENKRYADDQGPSYTYTDAGRLKTRQWARTPAVTATYDYNAAGDLKGIDYSDDTPDVSVKSDRRGRAREITDGAGTRALTYAPTGALQDEDYTAGPLATLAVHRTLDELGRLHELSSLSGATTLRAAEYTYGDASRLNTVKWGDVTATYGYVTNSSLIETLTFKSGAALRLTTARGWDNLGRLTSVSNTQSTAAALSVDYRYNAVNQRAQARRENATAWVYGYDSRGQVTSASQRQLLPAEAEPGDVIGGRSFSYLFDDLGNRLSSTVGVGSTARSTTYTSNSLNQYTERTVPRFAEVAGGAAPGTTVTLTAASGTIYPVERAGEYFSGRIPVDNSTAAQFPALAVTAVKRNGGPSAADVVATQSRAVFVSKTPEIFAHDADGNLISDSRWSYTWDAENRLVTMVTADAAAAAGVPKRKLEFGYDGQSRRVSKKVYAWTGDAWQLAESLRFVYNGWTLIAEVNAANSAVRTHIWGLDLSGTPQGAGGVGGLLGSTIGGESHLAEFDGNGNVLGYVDAVTGARSATLDYAAFGEPLVADGAAVSDLPFRFSTKYTDRESGTLYYGLRYYSPGTGRWLSRDPIGEAGGLNLYGMVGNNPINLFDPFGLNAACAALAADIAVQAGKLAAEFLKYDPVADARGGHIRGGTRQVGGRSYPNRTKPGGHYKEMMDLKRGLWNRLNEFKEKCWDDDDCDDPPKIPVWVWDVAKRPIPAPVAPLNPLQQWAVNVPEESIPTPGAAFVYGAGGAAIGIGVAVGAPLVVAGGGLLGLTPAYQ
- a CDS encoding sugar-binding protein; its protein translation is MPTRFLRTCVTGVGIALFAGSTVAAPPAWWSERGVLATGTSPNDYAAANLGQVKQIAKQAVAEMNAKLTGGAGPTLNSLVASWSQPAPTGISRNDYAAISQGQLKALAKKFYDRLAEVGYQGPPLASGQIYPWSSAVSDDNNYAPANIGQVKFLFSFAPAATLDPGDMDADGLPDEWEQQYFGGTAQTASGDPDEDGVSNLIEFRLGRDPTKPAVPDSGGTMVQLRLFDFGQ